One genomic window of Misgurnus anguillicaudatus chromosome 12, ASM2758022v2, whole genome shotgun sequence includes the following:
- the sbno1 gene encoding protein strawberry notch homolog 1 isoform X2 codes for MMVAGWLLIGAPRLAIVFRTGKNLDAKSAVFQAAASRDLHASRTMDPGQDLLLAALSESGICPNDFFEVDPPDVIPTPSSQQSVSINALGIGLGNEAPGIPPSPTVTIREKPQPSTTTFVLNQLNQLPSLGTIVVTKPSAGTASRQTITVTKVVHTSHAAQQSSSSSSSICAPSNEQIRLKDLLRPGSLKTSSSLGELMKLKPPPDIAQPVATATATGTIELNNGLKKEVSGKDVARIWVNDDMKMRSFSPVNKLSGMKEEEEPEEEEEEELGHAETYAEYMPMKLRIGLRHPDSVVETSSLSSVNPPDVWYRLSIPEETIDRGWLSALQLEAITYAAQQHETFLPNGDRAAYLIGDGAGVGKGRTIAGIIYENYLLGRKRSLWFSVSNDLKYDAERDLRDIGAKNIQVHSLNKFKYGKISSKHNGSVKKGVIFATYSSLIGESQSGGKYKTRFKQLLHWCGDDFDGVIIFDECHKAKNVCPIGSSKPTKTGLAVLELQNKLPKARVVYASATGASEPRNMAYMNRLGIWGEGTPFKEFTNFIQAVERRGVGAMEIVAMDMKLRGMYIARQLSFTGVTFKIEEVPLTNDYIKMYNKSVRLWVSAREKFQQAANLMDAEQRMKKSMWGQFWSAHQRFFKYLCIASKVRRVVQLAREEVKNGKCVVIGLQSTGEARTLEALEEGGGELNDFVSTAKGVLQSLVEKHFPAPDRQKLFSLLGIDLSAKKTPSPLETITEQKGKKRKGTETKKEVKKARKSGRMSGASSDESNSDDSDKDGDSDDSYKSASSGEDEDDFNPFKDDSSEDDEDDPWLIRKDTKKSKEKRNKKKKKSIDPDSIQSALLASGLGTTRPTFTAPAMKPSNNIVPVAKTEPEDTSCMTSQDAVEDAQKMKRDLLEQLERLAQDLPPNTLDELIDELGGPDNVAEMTGRKGRVVSNDDGSISYESRSELDVPVEILNLTEKQRFMDGEKNIAIISEAASSGISLQADRRVKNQRRRVHMTLELPWSADRAIQQFGRTHRSNQVTAPEYVFLISELAGEQRFASIVAKRLESLGALTHGDRRATETRDLSRFNFDNKYGRNALEIVMKSIVNLDSPLVSPPSDFDGDFFKEIRNGLIGVGLINVEDRSGVLSLDKDYNNIGKFLNRILGMEVHQQNALFQYFSDTLSAVIQNAKKNGRYDMGILDLGSGDEKVKKADAKKFLTPGYSTSGHVELYTVSVERGMSWEDATHVWADQNGPDDGFYVQVRNNKKVAILIKEVNPRKRLFMVYRPNTGKQVKLEMYADIKKRSKKVLSDDAKQHWIDQYNSSADICSHAYWRGNCKKASIGLQCEIGLRCRTYFVLCGSVLSVWTKVEGVLASVSGANVKMQIVRLRTEDGQRIVGLIIPANCVSPLINILSSSDQSQQLAVQQQQMWQQLHPQSISHGVST; via the exons ATGATGGTCGCAGGCTGGCTCTTGATCGGTGCTCCACGCCTCGCCATCGTCTTCCGGACGGGAAAAAATCTGGACGCAAAATCGGCTGTTTTTCAAGCTGCAGCATCACGTGACCTGCACGCGTCTCGG ACAATGGATCCTGGACAGGATTTGCTTTTAGCTGCTCTTAGTGAAAGTGGAATATGTCCTAATGACTTTTTTGAGGTTGATCCTCCGGATGTTATACCAACCCCTTCCTCGCAACAG TCTGTGTCAATAAATGCTCTGGGCATTGGTCTTGGTAATGAAGCACCTGGAATTCCACCATCACCTACAGTCACAATCAGG GAGAAGCCTCAGCCCTCAACCACTACCTTTGTCTTAAATCAACTGAATCAGTTGCCATCACTGGGAACCATCGTAGTGACCAAACCGTCAGCCGGGACCGCTTCCAGGCAGACCATCACAGTAACCAAGGTGGTACACACAAGCCATGCAGCCCAGCAGAGCTCATCCTCCTCTTCCAGCATTTGCGCTCCAAGCAATGAGCAGATCAGGTTAAAGGACCTTCTCAGACCCGGCAGCCTGAAGACGAGCAGCAGCCTTGGAGAACTTATGAAGTTGAAGCCTCCGCCTGACATAGCTCAACCCGTTGCTACGGCAACAGCCACAGGCACAA TCGAATTAAACAACGGCCTGAAGAAAGAGGTGTCGGGCAAAGATGTAGCAAGAATCTGGGTCAACGATGACATGAAAATGCGGAGCTTCTCACCTGTGAAT AAACTATCAGGAATGAAGGAGGAAGAAGAACCggaagaggaggaagaagaagagTTGGGTCATGCCGAGACGTATGCTGAATACATGCCAATGAAAC TGAGGATTGGTCTGCGACACCCTGATTCTGTCGTCGAGACTAGCTCGCTCTCCAGCGTCAACCCACCAGATGTTTGGTACAGACTTTCCATACCAGAAGAGACCATAGACAGAGGCTGGTTATCTGCCCTTCAGCTTGAGGCCATCACTTACGCTGCCCAG cAACATGAGACATTCCTACCAAATGGAGACCGAGCGGCTTATCTGATTGGAGATGGTGCCGGAGTCGGAAAGGGTCGAACCATTGCTGGCATCATATATGAAAACTATCTTCTTGGCAGGAAAAGATCCCTCTG GTTTAGTGTCTCGAATGACTTAAAATATGACGCAGAGAGGGATTTGAGAGACATCGGAGCAAAGAACATTCAGGTCCATTCGTTAAACAAG TTCAAATATGGAAAGATCTCTTCAAAACACAATGGCAGTGTGAAGAAAGGTGTGATCTTTGCCACATACTCGTCTCTGATTGGAGAAAGTCAGTCTGGGGGAAAGTACAAGACAAGATTCAAACAGCTGCTGCATTGGTGTGGAGATGACTTTGATGGTGTT ATCATCTTTGATGAATGTCACAAAGCCAAAAATGTTTGCCCTATTGGGTCATCCAAACCCACAAAGACCGGGCTGGCAGTCTTGGAGCTACAGAACAAGCTGCCGAAAGCCAGGGTTGTGTATGCCAGCGCTACAG GAGCATCTGAACCTCGAAACATGGCCTATATGAATCGACTTGGTATCTGGGGTGAAGGAACTCCATTTAAGGAATTTACTAATTTTATCCAAGCTGTTGAGAGAAG AGGTGTTGGTGCCATGGAGATTGTTGCCATGGATATGAAGCTGAGAGGAATGTACATCGCTCGACAGCTGAGCTTCACAGGCGTGACGTTTAAAATCGAAGAAGTTCCTTTGACGAACGACTACATCAAAATGTACAACAAATCAGTCCGCTTG TGGGTGAGTGCCAGGGAGAAGTTCCAGCAAGCCGCCAACCTGATGGATGCCGAACAACGGATGAAGAAGTCGATGTGGGGTCAGTTCTGGTCTGCTCACCAGAGGTTCTTCAAGTACCTGTGCATTGCATCTAAGGTACGAAGAGTGGTGCAGTTGGCCCGGGAGGAGGTGAAAAACGGAAAG TGTGTGGTGATTGGTCTTCAATCAACCGGAGAGGCTCGAACCCTTGAAGCATTGGAGGAGGGCGGAGGGGAGCTTAATGACTTCGTCTCCACCGCAAA GGGTGTGCTGCAGTCCCTGGTGGAGAAACATTTCCCTGCTCCAGACAGACAGAAGCTCTTTAGTTTGTTGGGTATAGACCTGTCTGCAAAGAAAACGCCATCGCCTTTGGAAACCATCACTGAGCAGAAAGGAAAAAAGCGCAAAG GTACAGAAACAAAGAAGGAAGTGAAGAAAGCCCGTAAATCTGGACGTATGTCAGGTGCCAGCTCCGATGAGAGCAACTCTGACGATTCAGACAAAGATGGCGACAGCGACGACAGCTACAAATCGGCCAGCTCAGGAGAAGATGAGGATGACTTCAATCCCTTTAAGGACGATTCCAGTGAAGACGACGAAGATGATCCTTGGCTCATCAGAAAAGACACCAAAAAGAGCAAAGAGAAGAgaaataaaaagaagaaaaagagcATTGATCCAGACTCCATTCAGAGTGCCTTGTTAGCATCTGGACTGGGAACGACCAGGCCCACTTTTACAGCGCCTGCTATGAAACCTTCAAACAACATCGTTCCTGTTG CCAAAACTGAGCCAGAGGATACCAGCTGTATGACCAGTCAAGATGCAGTCGAGGATGCCCAGAAAATGAAGAGGGACCTGCTGGAACAACTGGAGCGACTGGCCCAGGACCTGCCACCTAACACGCTCGATGAGCTTATTGATGAGCTCGGAGGCCCCGACAATGTCGCGGAG ATGACCGGACGCAAAGGCAGGGTAGTCAGCAACGACGATGGCAGCATTTCCTACGAATCCCGATCCGAACTCGACGTTCCCGTTGAAATCCTGAACCTCACGGAGAAGCAGAGATTTATGGATGGAGAAAAG AACATTGCAATCATCTCTGAGGCGGCCAGCTCTGGTATTTCCCTTCAAGCCGACCGGCGAGTGAAAAACCAAAGGAGGAGGGTACACATGACCTTAGAGCTGCCCTGGAGTGCTGACAGAGCAATTCAACAGTTTG GTCGAACGCACAGATCAAACCAGGTCACTGCTCCCGAGTACGTGTTCCTCATCTCTGAACTGGCAGGAGAACAAAGATTCGCCTCTATTGTTGCCAAACGTCTGGAAAGCCTG GGCGCTCTGACTCACGGTGACAGAAGGGCCACAGAGACGAGAGACCTGAGCCGATTTAACTTCGATAATAAA taCGGCAGAAACGCTCTTGAAATAGTCATGAAGTCTATCGTTAATTTGGATTCTCCTTTAGTGTCTCCACCGTCTGACTTTGACGGAGATTTCTTTAAAG aaaTCCGCAATGGTTTAATCGGTGTGGGTCTTATAAATGTAGAGGATAGATCTGGTGTTCTTTCTCTGGACAAAG ATTACAACAACATTGGGAAGTTCTTGAACCGGATTCTCGGTATGGAGGTCCATCAGCAGAACGCCCTCTTTCAGTATTTCTCAGACACTCTCAGCGCTGTTATACAGAATGCTAAAAAGAACGGCAGATACGACATGGGTATTTTAG atTTGGGCTCGGGAGATGAGAAAGTGAAGAAAGCAGATGCTAAAAAATTCTTGACGCCAGGATATTCCACTTCAGGACATGTGGAGCTCTATACA GTCAGTGTTGAGCGGGGAATGTCATGGGAGGACGCCACTCATGTCTGGGCCGATCAGAATGGACCAGATGATGGATTCTATGTACAG GTGCGAAATAACAAGAAAGTTGCCATCCTGATAAAAGAAGTCAACCCCAGAAAGAGACTCTTCATGGTTTACAGACCAAATACAGGCAAACAAGTGAAACTGGAGATGTATGCAGACATTAAGAAAAGAAGTAAAAAG GTTCTGTCAGATGATGCCAAGCAGCACTGGATCGATCAGTATAACTCTTCAGCTGACATCTGCTCCCACGCGTACTG GCGAGGGAACTGCAAGAAGGCCTCTATTGGGCTCCAGTGTGAGATCGGGCTGCGCTGCAGGACTTACTTCGTCCTGTGCGGTTCTGTGCTTAGCGTGTGGACCAAAGTCGAGGGCGTATTGGCTTCGGTCAGCGGCGCCAATGTGAAGATGCAGATTGTACGCTTGAGAACAGAGGACGGGCAGAGGATTGTGG GTCTGATCATTCCTGCAAACTGCGTGTCTCCCCTCATCAACATCCTGTCGTCGTCGGATCAGTCGCAGCAGCTGGCGGTACAACAGCAACAGATGTGGCAGCAGCTGCACCCGCAGAGCATCAGCCACGGCGTCAGCACGTAA
- the sbno1 gene encoding protein strawberry notch homolog 1 isoform X1: protein MMVAGWLLIGAPRLAIVFRTGKNLDAKSAVFQAAASRDLHASRTMDPGQDLLLAALSESGICPNDFFEVDPPDVIPTPSSQQSVSINALGIGLGNEAPGIPPSPTVTIREKPQPSTTTFVLNQLNQLPSLGTIVVTKPSAGTASRQTITVTKVVHTSHAAQQSSSSSSSICAPSNEQIRLKDLLRPGSLKTSSSLGELMKLKPPPDIAQPVATATATGTKIILVSTKMMNKSVELNNGLKKEVSGKDVARIWVNDDMKMRSFSPVNKLSGMKEEEEPEEEEEEELGHAETYAEYMPMKLRIGLRHPDSVVETSSLSSVNPPDVWYRLSIPEETIDRGWLSALQLEAITYAAQQHETFLPNGDRAAYLIGDGAGVGKGRTIAGIIYENYLLGRKRSLWFSVSNDLKYDAERDLRDIGAKNIQVHSLNKFKYGKISSKHNGSVKKGVIFATYSSLIGESQSGGKYKTRFKQLLHWCGDDFDGVIIFDECHKAKNVCPIGSSKPTKTGLAVLELQNKLPKARVVYASATGASEPRNMAYMNRLGIWGEGTPFKEFTNFIQAVERRGVGAMEIVAMDMKLRGMYIARQLSFTGVTFKIEEVPLTNDYIKMYNKSVRLWVSAREKFQQAANLMDAEQRMKKSMWGQFWSAHQRFFKYLCIASKVRRVVQLAREEVKNGKCVVIGLQSTGEARTLEALEEGGGELNDFVSTAKGVLQSLVEKHFPAPDRQKLFSLLGIDLSAKKTPSPLETITEQKGKKRKGTETKKEVKKARKSGRMSGASSDESNSDDSDKDGDSDDSYKSASSGEDEDDFNPFKDDSSEDDEDDPWLIRKDTKKSKEKRNKKKKKSIDPDSIQSALLASGLGTTRPTFTAPAMKPSNNIVPVAKTEPEDTSCMTSQDAVEDAQKMKRDLLEQLERLAQDLPPNTLDELIDELGGPDNVAEMTGRKGRVVSNDDGSISYESRSELDVPVEILNLTEKQRFMDGEKNIAIISEAASSGISLQADRRVKNQRRRVHMTLELPWSADRAIQQFGRTHRSNQVTAPEYVFLISELAGEQRFASIVAKRLESLGALTHGDRRATETRDLSRFNFDNKYGRNALEIVMKSIVNLDSPLVSPPSDFDGDFFKEIRNGLIGVGLINVEDRSGVLSLDKDYNNIGKFLNRILGMEVHQQNALFQYFSDTLSAVIQNAKKNGRYDMGILDLGSGDEKVKKADAKKFLTPGYSTSGHVELYTVSVERGMSWEDATHVWADQNGPDDGFYVQVRNNKKVAILIKEVNPRKRLFMVYRPNTGKQVKLEMYADIKKRSKKVLSDDAKQHWIDQYNSSADICSHAYWRGNCKKASIGLQCEIGLRCRTYFVLCGSVLSVWTKVEGVLASVSGANVKMQIVRLRTEDGQRIVGLIIPANCVSPLINILSSSDQSQQLAVQQQQMWQQLHPQSISHGVST from the exons ATGATGGTCGCAGGCTGGCTCTTGATCGGTGCTCCACGCCTCGCCATCGTCTTCCGGACGGGAAAAAATCTGGACGCAAAATCGGCTGTTTTTCAAGCTGCAGCATCACGTGACCTGCACGCGTCTCGG ACAATGGATCCTGGACAGGATTTGCTTTTAGCTGCTCTTAGTGAAAGTGGAATATGTCCTAATGACTTTTTTGAGGTTGATCCTCCGGATGTTATACCAACCCCTTCCTCGCAACAG TCTGTGTCAATAAATGCTCTGGGCATTGGTCTTGGTAATGAAGCACCTGGAATTCCACCATCACCTACAGTCACAATCAGG GAGAAGCCTCAGCCCTCAACCACTACCTTTGTCTTAAATCAACTGAATCAGTTGCCATCACTGGGAACCATCGTAGTGACCAAACCGTCAGCCGGGACCGCTTCCAGGCAGACCATCACAGTAACCAAGGTGGTACACACAAGCCATGCAGCCCAGCAGAGCTCATCCTCCTCTTCCAGCATTTGCGCTCCAAGCAATGAGCAGATCAGGTTAAAGGACCTTCTCAGACCCGGCAGCCTGAAGACGAGCAGCAGCCTTGGAGAACTTATGAAGTTGAAGCCTCCGCCTGACATAGCTCAACCCGTTGCTACGGCAACAGCCACAGGCACAA AAATTATTCTGGTCTCCACAAAGATGATGAACAAATCAG TCGAATTAAACAACGGCCTGAAGAAAGAGGTGTCGGGCAAAGATGTAGCAAGAATCTGGGTCAACGATGACATGAAAATGCGGAGCTTCTCACCTGTGAAT AAACTATCAGGAATGAAGGAGGAAGAAGAACCggaagaggaggaagaagaagagTTGGGTCATGCCGAGACGTATGCTGAATACATGCCAATGAAAC TGAGGATTGGTCTGCGACACCCTGATTCTGTCGTCGAGACTAGCTCGCTCTCCAGCGTCAACCCACCAGATGTTTGGTACAGACTTTCCATACCAGAAGAGACCATAGACAGAGGCTGGTTATCTGCCCTTCAGCTTGAGGCCATCACTTACGCTGCCCAG cAACATGAGACATTCCTACCAAATGGAGACCGAGCGGCTTATCTGATTGGAGATGGTGCCGGAGTCGGAAAGGGTCGAACCATTGCTGGCATCATATATGAAAACTATCTTCTTGGCAGGAAAAGATCCCTCTG GTTTAGTGTCTCGAATGACTTAAAATATGACGCAGAGAGGGATTTGAGAGACATCGGAGCAAAGAACATTCAGGTCCATTCGTTAAACAAG TTCAAATATGGAAAGATCTCTTCAAAACACAATGGCAGTGTGAAGAAAGGTGTGATCTTTGCCACATACTCGTCTCTGATTGGAGAAAGTCAGTCTGGGGGAAAGTACAAGACAAGATTCAAACAGCTGCTGCATTGGTGTGGAGATGACTTTGATGGTGTT ATCATCTTTGATGAATGTCACAAAGCCAAAAATGTTTGCCCTATTGGGTCATCCAAACCCACAAAGACCGGGCTGGCAGTCTTGGAGCTACAGAACAAGCTGCCGAAAGCCAGGGTTGTGTATGCCAGCGCTACAG GAGCATCTGAACCTCGAAACATGGCCTATATGAATCGACTTGGTATCTGGGGTGAAGGAACTCCATTTAAGGAATTTACTAATTTTATCCAAGCTGTTGAGAGAAG AGGTGTTGGTGCCATGGAGATTGTTGCCATGGATATGAAGCTGAGAGGAATGTACATCGCTCGACAGCTGAGCTTCACAGGCGTGACGTTTAAAATCGAAGAAGTTCCTTTGACGAACGACTACATCAAAATGTACAACAAATCAGTCCGCTTG TGGGTGAGTGCCAGGGAGAAGTTCCAGCAAGCCGCCAACCTGATGGATGCCGAACAACGGATGAAGAAGTCGATGTGGGGTCAGTTCTGGTCTGCTCACCAGAGGTTCTTCAAGTACCTGTGCATTGCATCTAAGGTACGAAGAGTGGTGCAGTTGGCCCGGGAGGAGGTGAAAAACGGAAAG TGTGTGGTGATTGGTCTTCAATCAACCGGAGAGGCTCGAACCCTTGAAGCATTGGAGGAGGGCGGAGGGGAGCTTAATGACTTCGTCTCCACCGCAAA GGGTGTGCTGCAGTCCCTGGTGGAGAAACATTTCCCTGCTCCAGACAGACAGAAGCTCTTTAGTTTGTTGGGTATAGACCTGTCTGCAAAGAAAACGCCATCGCCTTTGGAAACCATCACTGAGCAGAAAGGAAAAAAGCGCAAAG GTACAGAAACAAAGAAGGAAGTGAAGAAAGCCCGTAAATCTGGACGTATGTCAGGTGCCAGCTCCGATGAGAGCAACTCTGACGATTCAGACAAAGATGGCGACAGCGACGACAGCTACAAATCGGCCAGCTCAGGAGAAGATGAGGATGACTTCAATCCCTTTAAGGACGATTCCAGTGAAGACGACGAAGATGATCCTTGGCTCATCAGAAAAGACACCAAAAAGAGCAAAGAGAAGAgaaataaaaagaagaaaaagagcATTGATCCAGACTCCATTCAGAGTGCCTTGTTAGCATCTGGACTGGGAACGACCAGGCCCACTTTTACAGCGCCTGCTATGAAACCTTCAAACAACATCGTTCCTGTTG CCAAAACTGAGCCAGAGGATACCAGCTGTATGACCAGTCAAGATGCAGTCGAGGATGCCCAGAAAATGAAGAGGGACCTGCTGGAACAACTGGAGCGACTGGCCCAGGACCTGCCACCTAACACGCTCGATGAGCTTATTGATGAGCTCGGAGGCCCCGACAATGTCGCGGAG ATGACCGGACGCAAAGGCAGGGTAGTCAGCAACGACGATGGCAGCATTTCCTACGAATCCCGATCCGAACTCGACGTTCCCGTTGAAATCCTGAACCTCACGGAGAAGCAGAGATTTATGGATGGAGAAAAG AACATTGCAATCATCTCTGAGGCGGCCAGCTCTGGTATTTCCCTTCAAGCCGACCGGCGAGTGAAAAACCAAAGGAGGAGGGTACACATGACCTTAGAGCTGCCCTGGAGTGCTGACAGAGCAATTCAACAGTTTG GTCGAACGCACAGATCAAACCAGGTCACTGCTCCCGAGTACGTGTTCCTCATCTCTGAACTGGCAGGAGAACAAAGATTCGCCTCTATTGTTGCCAAACGTCTGGAAAGCCTG GGCGCTCTGACTCACGGTGACAGAAGGGCCACAGAGACGAGAGACCTGAGCCGATTTAACTTCGATAATAAA taCGGCAGAAACGCTCTTGAAATAGTCATGAAGTCTATCGTTAATTTGGATTCTCCTTTAGTGTCTCCACCGTCTGACTTTGACGGAGATTTCTTTAAAG aaaTCCGCAATGGTTTAATCGGTGTGGGTCTTATAAATGTAGAGGATAGATCTGGTGTTCTTTCTCTGGACAAAG ATTACAACAACATTGGGAAGTTCTTGAACCGGATTCTCGGTATGGAGGTCCATCAGCAGAACGCCCTCTTTCAGTATTTCTCAGACACTCTCAGCGCTGTTATACAGAATGCTAAAAAGAACGGCAGATACGACATGGGTATTTTAG atTTGGGCTCGGGAGATGAGAAAGTGAAGAAAGCAGATGCTAAAAAATTCTTGACGCCAGGATATTCCACTTCAGGACATGTGGAGCTCTATACA GTCAGTGTTGAGCGGGGAATGTCATGGGAGGACGCCACTCATGTCTGGGCCGATCAGAATGGACCAGATGATGGATTCTATGTACAG GTGCGAAATAACAAGAAAGTTGCCATCCTGATAAAAGAAGTCAACCCCAGAAAGAGACTCTTCATGGTTTACAGACCAAATACAGGCAAACAAGTGAAACTGGAGATGTATGCAGACATTAAGAAAAGAAGTAAAAAG GTTCTGTCAGATGATGCCAAGCAGCACTGGATCGATCAGTATAACTCTTCAGCTGACATCTGCTCCCACGCGTACTG GCGAGGGAACTGCAAGAAGGCCTCTATTGGGCTCCAGTGTGAGATCGGGCTGCGCTGCAGGACTTACTTCGTCCTGTGCGGTTCTGTGCTTAGCGTGTGGACCAAAGTCGAGGGCGTATTGGCTTCGGTCAGCGGCGCCAATGTGAAGATGCAGATTGTACGCTTGAGAACAGAGGACGGGCAGAGGATTGTGG GTCTGATCATTCCTGCAAACTGCGTGTCTCCCCTCATCAACATCCTGTCGTCGTCGGATCAGTCGCAGCAGCTGGCGGTACAACAGCAACAGATGTGGCAGCAGCTGCACCCGCAGAGCATCAGCCACGGCGTCAGCACGTAA